The following is a genomic window from Coffea eugenioides isolate CCC68of unplaced genomic scaffold, Ceug_1.0 ScVebR1_1116;HRSCAF=1917, whole genome shotgun sequence.
ATACTAATTTATCTATCTTTTACCACATCTTGAAAAAGATTGGTTAATTTTATTAGGATGTAGACTTTGTTTCGGAGTAGTAGTTGTAGCAGAGACAGAGAACGATGCAACAAAACATCATCGTTGTCACTCTTTTCTTTCGTGAAAAAGCCAAATTAACGCGagacttttgcttttcttgtcagaagaaataagaaacaatgttttacttttcttttcctgTGGATTTCATCACATATTTGAAGAATGGCCGTGGAAATTACTTCTACTATTTCCCGTGCGATTTCTTCGGTGGAGATGAACTAAGCTTTTCattctaatcaagaaataacggAGGATTTGATTCAACTAAAATTATGAGAACAAATTGAttacatttatttcttttatttagtggtatttatatgttccctggtttaatttcttgtgcctattatgttatttgaatatcaagggtCCGGTATTTGAATTAACCTAATAACCTAAAACTAATTAGTGCAgttaaatctgtaattgtttaattgctttaaacTAGTGATAATTAACATGATTGGATTTATGTTAGAGGAACATATGGGTTATTTAAAATAACTCATAACTCTCGTAGcatgttatttggttagaacaTGATTTCTCTAATTGTTAAAGCAATTGAAAAATAGAACTCTAAGGTTGTacttagggttatttcttgattagagCAGTGGTTAATGGTCGTACTTTAATCACCAATACAGTAAGAAGAAGTTGATTGCCATCACTTATTTGAcagttataacttgtttatcagtgagtaaatgaaattattattgcatCAGTGATAAATTGAGTGAACCATCTCTGAAGTCatttcttggctagagtttgtttattattgattcaatttcaattGATTATAATTTAGTCCTTTTACCTGAGTTGTTTAATATTcccaattttataaaaattccctgtACTCTGGGCTCTAGAAGAAATGAAGTTTTTCTAGTCCGTGTAGATTCGACCttgctcaccgctatatacaaaatttatattttactcgAGTAAGTATTTATTATTATACAGGCTCGACACATGTCACGACGAAACTCAATTTCCGCAAATCCTGTCTCATGTCCTTGATCACTTTTAATATGTAAAACCATATGCATGGTCCTAATTCAAAATAGTAAGGTATAGCATAGAACAACTCAATGGAAAGCTTATGATTTACCCATTAAAACACTAggaaattttgcaaaaaattgaaattaaaaaaaaaacaacaaaacttTGAACTATATGTTACTAGCTTTACCAAAATTTTTTGGAGcaagttttgtctagaaaatttagtgtcatttaattaattcaaatgtgcAATTTTTTGTTACCAATGCGTCTAAGCATGTTATtatctgaatccattaattttaagtgctgaattgggTTACCAAATAAGGCCTAATGCTTAACAATTCAACAACTTAACTTCATGGAATTCAAACTTCAAACTtcagttttcaaattttaattttatcaaacgcacctcTCTTTTACCCAAATTCTACCAAACAAAATTTTTCTACGTATTACCACCCTCACAATTCACAAAGTCATTTTAATAATTAAATCTATTAACTAATGTCAGTCAGTTTGGACCGTTGTGTGATATcaaaggtgaaaaaaaaaaccacatgtgtgcacaaaaataaaacaaaaaaaaggtgtagatttttcttttggaaaaacGGAGAATTGTAGTTTTAGTCTACATTTTTAGCATATGTGCTAAATTAGTTTCTAATGTtccgaaaaaaaataaatttggttCTCAAAGCTTTTGGTAGTAGGTACATTCAACAATGACTAAGGTCAAAATCTAATTACTGTTATTTAACaattttgattttgtacttTTGGACCATAATGtttgaaattttaatcattTCAGTCGCTTAAGTTTTCAATAGTGATATTGAGGGTGTTAGGATAAATAAGATGCGAATTACAAGGCAATTGTCTTAAATGGGTACTTGCATttctaattaaacttttttattttttacttcatTTATTCATGCCACTAATGTCTCATATACTTCTTCCCTTTGGTATAATTGGTCTCAAATTTGGTTTTATATATGTGATTATTGTTTTATACTATTAGCAATTAACTAATGATTAACCCATAATGACTAAAAGCACTTCATATTAGTATTTATGTTTGCTACTTTTTATAATTACAATTCCTAACTATAACAATTCAAGGCCTATATGCACAGGTCATTAGCATGAAtgataataaattttatattaatactagaattttccttttttattttatatattatgtatatattgTCATTTGATTGTAacttattaagaaaaaaagCTCTTTAGTTCAGCAACGTTATTATGTTGATATAAAGCgtttttatgaaattttagAGGAATTTAGGATGACATTTGTCATATCTTTAGTTCAATtcacaccttttttttttattttaaaacccTTAACTATAACAAGAAACTTAAGAGACTATATTGATTGAAACTTCAAACATTAGGGACTAAAAATGTAAagttaaaatcagaaaatttagaGACCATATTTGTTTTGCTGATACATTAGAGACCAGTTGTGTTTCTCCCTTTGGAAAATTTCGAGAAGTAATAATAGAAAGATTTAAAATTCTTAAAGACATAAGTTTTGGCAAATTCACATATTGCTAATATCTAATAAAACACACATAATCAAAATTACCAAATTAACCTATCCAAGTAAGCAAGCCCCTACTCTAATCATCTAATCCCCAAATTCCCTTTCTTACTCATTTTGAGAGGGAAATGAATTAGCACAAAAATATGAGGCAATCCTTCTAGGACTATTAGTAGGGCCGAGTCAGTTTCAACTCGGTTTCGAGAAAAAGTCTAATGAGCCTGACCTTTGATTGAGTTGGATTAAAATTGGATCTAAACATTAGTCCCGAATTAAATGTAAGTAGAGTTTGGATCTTATTAGGGTCAAACACGATATAGGCTAGACACTTTAATATGCATCTATCTATATAATCATATATAATACATTcatattttgatatatatatatatatatatataattatatatctaaATATATAATACTAATACTTATGAGTTATTTgtcaacatatatatataaggaatattaaatatataaaagaatttcaaaagaattaGAAGGACAAATCTTAGTATGAGCAAATTGAGGACCTTTGAAGATGTATTGACTGTTAAtaatgttttattactatttttcatgtatATTGAATTAATTGGACATAtgattgttgaaaaattcttggttttatatactttttaatgAACTGTTACCGGTTCCTATATAGTTTTAATTCTGTGGTTCTGTGGAtattaaattagtttaaaacttaaaaattatagtaattatattaaggaAATTAAGGAGATTTAAGTGAGCTTGAGTTAGTCAGAATTAAACTTATAATCCGAATATTTTGTGAGTCAAGCATGAGTTTCAtatttatcacttcaaatctcATAATTCGAAATCCAAAAGTGGTACTAACTATATGAGCCGAATCTGAGTTTGTTAAACCTCACTTCAGATGGCTCAATTGACAGGCCTAAATCCTTCCCTTTTTTAtttaaatgaaattaaatttaaaccTATAGTTTAGTACTCGTATTCTTTTGTACCCAAACTGCCTTTTGACCTTTGAAATAAATTACCGAAAATACTACAAGTTACCTTCACCTTGATTAGAATTATGTCAAGTAATCATGAGAGTCAAGTCACATAATCGATTTTGTTGTCTaggttctatttttcttttttatttttttattctaaCTGCAAAAAAGGTTCCTAATCGCAATACTACTATGATTGATCATGGAAGtatattgtttggattgcattttctggAAGGGTATATTGTAATACCTTTTTAGATGTGATTTATATGAAGTAAAAAGATCATTGAAAAAATGTATCAAGGgaatattcccaaaatatatGAGATTTTTGTCCAGAGAATGGCAATCCCAAAAAGCCAGTATATTGGCATACTACTACAAATTGACTTCTTTTCtacaaatatattatttttataacttaaactaTCCCAAAAATAGATCTCTAATCAAAATATTGAATTGTTATGTTCAAACTTGTAACATATATGCTTctaataaaacaagaaaaaaatgaaaaagttcaatatttaaaagtagggtaaaatataaaaaactcCCCAGTCGTTAAGCTAACCTACAGAAAAGTCCCTTATGATTTCAAATCATAAATTTTGACCTCTCATGGTTTGAACTAATTTGAGATAAATGGAAATCGTCAAAACTAGCGGAGGTAGACGAAATGACACAATTATCCTAATGTATATAAGCAATAAAAGGCCTTCTAACAACCATCCTATTAAGCAAACTCACGGAAAAGCTCCCTGTGATTAAACCAATCTGTGGAAAAAACCCCCCATGGTTACATgtaattttgatttatttattttgtgcataGGAATAAGATAAGCTGTATTTGGAAGTTTCtagttatttatttatgtatAGAAATAAGATGAGTTTTATTTGagaattttcatttatttattttatatatagaaATAAAGATGAGTTATATTGGgagtttttttgaaaattttatgagtTCTAAGGTATTTAATAGGTATATCAActaaaaatttgaattaaaaaaattatttttcatgtCAAGCAACCTCAAACTCAttaattcaaatgatttttgccGATTTTCACATTAATTCAAACCATGAGATTTGGATTGTATGATTTGAAACCAGAAGGGTTTTTTTTGTAGGTTTGATTAATCATGGtgggggaaggggaggggggGCTTTTCTATATTATAACTCTAGGAGTATAATATGTATATcaattgaaaatttatttatttctagtATAAATACTCGCAAAAGAAGCGCGTGTATTTCAAACCCGTTAATTCAAACGATTTCCATcacttttttaaattaattcAAACCATAAGTTACCGGAGTGTATGCTTAGAAACTACAGGGGTTTTTTTTGTATGTTCACTTAACCTTAATGggcttttctatattttatccAATTGTTAATTGCGTAATTGGATCAACCCAAATTTAGCAGAACGGATGGTTTGCCTGCCAGCCAGCCTGCCACTGCCACCTGATATCCAATCCTTTTCCACATAGGAAATCATAATCCTAATCCTTCCTTATTTTGGCAATAATCCTTCTCCTCTTAGGAATTGGAGCAATTTCTCCTACGCCTATAAATACACAGTCACTATTCTTCTAACTTCCTCACAGAAGAGAAACTCCTTCATCgttttcattgaagaaattgttaaaaaatttcCTCCCACGCCCCCTTCCACAACCATGGTTTTTCAGCTTCCCCCAACCGTTTCCAGCGACCACAACCCTGTTTTGCAGCCGAACGAATGTTCATCTACTTTGTTCCAAACTATCGCTGCTCCTGCCTCCGTCGTTTGGGCTCTGGTTTCCGACTTTGAAAATCCTCAACGCTACAAGCCGTTCGTGAGATCCTGCAGAATCATAGATGGCCAGGCGAACCAAGTCGGATGCTTACGCCGCGTGGATGTCGCGTCAGGACTTCCAGCCTCCTATAGCATTGAGCGGCTGGAGATTCTTGATCATGATCAGCGCATGTTCGGGTTCAGCATTGTCAGCGGCGACCACCGGTTGTCGAACTATCGCTCGATCATGAGCCTACACCCCAATGGCGGCGAGGAGACGGTGGTTGCGGAGACTTACGTGATTGATGCGGCCGAGGCCAACACGAAAGAAGAGACGTGTGCCTTTGTGGATACGATCGTGAAACTGAACTTGAGGACCCTTTCCAGAGTTGCTGAGGATTTGGCGGGCAAAGCGCAACAACAGGTatgaaaatttcaatttctttcactggtttatttgtttattagctaggaaGAGAATTAGAAATTtcaaaaaacaatgaaaaaacaaaaaagacaaaaaaaaaataaaaaaagattttggtttcctctttttttttcccttttttatttgctaaaaaaacattgaaaaaaatcaaaaaatccaaaaaagcaaaaaagattttggcttcttttttttcgtttacttttctttggtaggaaaagaattttcaaaaaaaattgaaaaatcaaaaaagtgaaaaaagattttcgtttctttttttttctttttattagcaagcaaagaacaaaaaacattgaaaaaaaagaccaaaaaaaatccaaaaagcCAAAAAAGCACAAAACTAttttggcttctttttttttgtttacttttctttggtaggaaaagaatttttaaaaaaattgaaaaataaaaaaagtgaaaaaagattttcgtttctttttttcttttttatttgcaagCAAAAAACGAAAAAACATcgacaaaaccaaaaaaatcccaaaaatattttggtttcttttttttgtttacttttttagtagaaaaagcatttttaaaaaaattgaaaaataaaaaaagtgaaaaaagattttcgtttctttttttcttttttatttgcaagcaaaaaataaaaaacattgacaaaaacaaaaaaataaaaaaacccaaaaacccaaaaaagcacaaaaatattttggtttctttttttttgtttactttttttagtagaaaaagcattttaaaaaaattgaaaaatcaaaaaagtgaaaaaatatttccgtttcttttttttcttttttatttgcaagcaaagaacaaaaaacaaaaattgaaaaatgatcatggtttcctttttacttttttatttgcaagtaaagaacaaaaaattgaaaaaacaaaaaaatccaaaaaactaAAGGATTTTGGTTTCTTTATTCCTTTACTTTTTTATTAGTAGggaatgaatttttttttaaatgaaaaaaaggcATTGAATgtccttttttttccccaaaaatagaaaattcgCTTAGCTCTACCTAACACGTATCTATCAACTATGCATGAGGTGTTATtgttttaaaaaggaaaaaagggtaATGCATAATTTTAAATCTGCCGCTTTAATGTCTCATAAATATTCTACACGATCAATACTTAAATTTCTGTCCTTTTGTTAATTAAACAGCACTTGATTCTTTTTTGCCCTATTTAGCCTGCCTATAAACGCTATCTTCTTAACTTTTTAACTGTTTGTGAACATTTTAATAGCTACTGATGATCACTTGAGTTCACTTGAGTTCCTATTAGTATGTCTAAGTGTGTTCCCTATAAATGTGCCTAAATACCAGAGGTGAAAATGATAGGTACTTCCACTTTCAGGCATCAAAGTTAGCTATACTTGGGAATCTGTCTAAAGCTACTTCACACACCTTTGCACTTATAACAACTAGCCTTGTAATTGTGTTATAATGCGACGGTGTAGCTTTTGATGTGAACGAAATACTAATTGGCCTCTTTCCATTTCTACCTTGGCTTAGAAACTGAAAGAAGTATGAGTTAAAACTTGAAGTCTGCGCCTAGTGATTGGAGTTGACATCTTAATATACTTAATAAGTTGGTGAGGCGATAAAGCAATCAGGGGCAGGTTAGTGCCATGTATCTGTTGTGGTTCCCTGTTCGGTTGTTGCAGAGTAAGCCAAGTCTGGAGTCTCGCTATACCAAATAATAAGTGAGGGTGCAGTTGTGGTTCCCATGCCAAACATCTCCTGAGTGAGCCAGTTGGAATCTCAGGagacctaaaaatgaataagtGCAAAAAGAGCACAAAATAGCACCAAAAAAAAGGGTGCTTCTGAAAAAAATTGGGATTGCAATTGCCACAAGAGGGACAGCTTTGCAGTCGAAAAACAAAATCTATTAACAAGCTGCAGCCAAGTCCTTGCACTCACACAGCGAGGGACAATGGGGGGAACCCCACCGCAACTATAGTGCAGGCCAACCATTGTCGTTACCATTGTTAACGCCCTGGTTCTGGTGAGCAATCCTAGATCTCACTTGGACCTTCGACTTTTAGGTATATTGgggttttaaaccaaaaaacttGGTTTCGGATGGAAAGTTGAGACGAGTTTTTTGGACGTTTTTAACCCAACTCCTGTGAGCACACCatctttttttaatataattgtCATATGGGCCAGTTAGTGCTGAATTCATATCAAATTGTTATGCTCGAACAAATTCCCTTTACTAGGTTAGATGACATTTCATCCCTCACACATGCTGAAGACTGGGAATTAACCAATTACTGCTATTTGATACAGCCTGCTCTACATGTTTTTGAGTAGGAGTACTCGTCAATTTTTCCTCGCATTCAATGGCATAGGGGGTATTCATTGTCCAAGGTGACTTGTCTATGATCGTGAAGAGATGGCTTATCATGCTTGGCACTTGAGACATGAAGTTTTTTAACTCCACCTGTGTTGACACAATACATCACACAGCCGGTCCCAAGTCCGAATGAAGGAggagggatttttttttatgctttAGAAGGCAGCTCTTAGCGTATGTTCTCAAAATCCTTCTGTGCAGATTATATATGAAAGGTTGGTGAATGAgagtttttttgtttcattcttCTTGGTAGTGCTGAATTTCTGGTCTTCATTTCATAGTTGATCTGGGTTTTAGCATCTATCCCGGGTTATGATCCAATCAcatttctttcattcttttactTTGCTTTGTTTTACAACCGCACTTTACTTTTTCAAAGTTTGTATACTTGTTCACATAAATCTGTTATGTGTTAGAGCAGCTAATGAACTGCTTTTACTGTAAGTAATCAACATGCACTAGTACGTTTGGCATTGGAAATTGACAGGAACTTTTGAGTTGGTTCTCTTCTGTTCATTGAATCACCTGAATTGTGTTGGCATATGTTCTTAAGCTCACTTGCTGTTGCAAAGGTAATGAACTTTGTTTTACCTCATGCTGATCTTTCATACATGTGTAGTTTATATCGGCAAAATATGATACGGAAAAAAGGTTACGCTACTGATACTTCAGACACAAGTTGTACTATTTGGTGTGGCCGAAGTCTGTAGAGTGGTTTtcatatcttgaatttcttttccAAATTCGTGTGCTAGGTAGATTTGCAGCACCATTTTAGTTAGAATAGATGTTTAGGGCAAAGTGATGCTGATTACTTTTTAATTTTGCAATTCTTGGTAGGGATAATTCTACGGGATCAGTCTAATGCAATTTTGTATTGTTACAGTTTAGTTAAATGATCAAGCTTTTATAGAACTCGTGGGCTCACATATGGATTTGAAGTCCTGTGTAGCTTAGAAACTCTGTGAGTGGAAAGGATGTCTTTCAGGCAATGTGATTGATTAGAAACTCTGTTGGTGATAGCCTGCAGACGTGGTTACAACAGTTCAAATTTTCCTCAATGCAAACAGGGTATGTGATATAAGATCAAAACTCTCATTCAACTACTTGCAGAAGATTTATATGTTTCTAGGCATTGTTTCGGTGCTGGCCATGGCCGAATTCAAAGAGAGGAGTGTGATTCCTTAGAACTCTACCCAGATTCAGGAAAAGAAAATATGGTAAATCAGGTCTTAATGCTCATTGGTCTCAAGTACTGAAAAATGTtcacagatatatatatatatatatatatatatacacacatatataggCTCAAGCTTATGGGCCATTCCTTGACCAGTACATAAACTGATTATTGTATACCAAACCATATTGCAGATTGAAGGGGGCAAGACTTTGTTGTTCAAACCATCAGCTTGATCTACTAGCTAGTAGCTCATTTTCAAACCTGCACTGAGAGTTTTCATTCAGTCCAAAACTGAGCCCCTTTTTAGTACAAGTACACATAAATGTCATATGCCAATGTTCATATGCCCAAAAAAGTTGCAATATTGGGCAAAAAACTGACATTTTCCTGCTCGAATAGTCCCAAAAAAGTTCATATGCCAATGTCACAAATCTCATGCATAAAATGCAGGTTTTAAAAGAactatttgaccaaataaactATTTAAATACTCAAAACACTTGTAACAAACATAGGATTCATTACTCTAACAAAATGTTTAGTCTAGCTGTAATATTGGGCCAAACTATATATAAATATAACCAAACATTACGAGATTTTCCAATGACTACTTCTTTAATAACTTCTTGGAAGAAGAACAGTGAAACCAACAGATACTCCAAAGAGGAGGATGAGCAGGACAGTGAAGTTGACCATCAATGCTTCTTGCCCTCTTCCTAAGCCCGTGAAGGTGAATTTCTCAATCAAGCCGGTCACAGCACTCAATATTGGCATGAAAAATATAACCATGCCAAGCAGGACATGCCATGGTGCAAAATTTGCTCTAGTCGTGGAGTCTCTGGCTCAGAACCAAAAGGTAAAGAAGCCAAACAGCCATTGACAAAAAAAGTTCAGAATCTTCCATTATATTCTAGCTCTAGTTGTTTTAATAAACTTGTTCTTATTTTTTCAAGCATACAAGTCGCATTACCTGTTCTTACAGACAAATCCCCAcccctttcattttctttgtagaTTTGCAGGTCATCATACATGTTAATTTGCATTATCTGTATGAGCATGTGTATAAACTAAAATACCAGGCTTAAACATGTTAATTTGCATTATCTGCAAGCAGGTTTCCCATTGAGATagtttagaaaaatgaaattggATGAATCAATCAGATAAtctataaacaaaaaaaaaggatggtGAAGAAATATCATGCATGCTGATTCTGCACAAGTTCAGTAGCATAAGTATATAAAAGCCATAGGCTATTGTCTTCAAGAATTACATTTCATTAAACTGCAATTTCTCTGCTAACAATCATATCAAACAATTATGTCAGAATTGCTCCCAAACTCGAGTATTCTGCCCCTAGACCATCTATTGTACAATCAATTTCTGATTATCCTTGTGCTAATTGTCACTTTTTTAACCAAGATTTCATAAACTAATACAGCTACCAAGATAGAACCGGGTTAGCAAAAAAGTTGTAGAAAGAAGCATTCTTCTAAGATCAAAAGTGCTAAAAGTCaatcaaattttgtaaaaaattaatgaaaagaaaaagtaagaaaagacAATAGATCACCACCAGCAAGAAAATAGTTTCCATGAGAAAACAGTTTACATAGAATAGCCAGCAAGAAAAGATTATCTATATTTGACACATAATTCTCTTATCTCCATTGGAGGATTCAGAGGGATTCTCATCTTTAGAAGTCAATAGTTCAATTGGTCGCAGATATTTCTGTTCTCATGGAATTCTTCAGGTTTCAATCAGCAATCAGGATATAAAAGTCTGCTATACTTGCAACTGATGGAAGTAGACGAATACAGATAGTTATTGATGCATATGAAAATAACATGAGATTTGGAGAATATGCAAGGTTGTCCATTGTAGGACTGATGTATCAGATCTCTATGTTGGCAGTTTGAAAAGGAGAACTGGTACAAAATAGTATCCCCATGGATGCAACAGTTTCTAAATTTCTTCTTCCCTACTTCTGTTCTAATTTTCTGCACCAATTGTATCCTAGAGCCCTATTTAGTGCACAAATTCAGCAACTCACTATTCCAACAACATAGAGCATGCTTCAAGCTTAAGGCCCATGCGCAGATAACAAAGCACTTCCCCAGCTTTTGAAATCCATTAGAAGCACACTAAAATAGCTTCTGACTTACACAGGCTGCTGATCAGTAAAAAATGTCCCGAACTCTTTTAACTAATAGTCTTAAAAGCAGCAAACTCATTCATACAAAATTTGAACACAAGCTTTTAACACTGAATGTTATTTGACAGTGGGGAAGATAGGTTGAACTCTTACTTTCTCATTGGTGTATATTCAAGGACAGGAAAAGAAACTACCACATGCAATGGAAGATGACAGTAAAAAGTCAGGAAGAAAGCCACGTATGACACGAAGGTTTAGGACATCACTTCCAAGACCAAGATgcataaaaaattcaccaatgaataacttaaataactCCTTCACGGATGGCCTAACAAACCTGGGTCTGTGGGTGTGTGTACAATAGTACATGCAATATGTACCGGGCTTCAGCTCAGCCCTGGGGACCAGAATATCTTATGACAGGAAATTGAGGTGATGAATCCCAACATTTCAATTTACAAAGATAAATTTGTTGATATTAAGATTCCGTACCTTGCAGGTGGGGTGACTACAATGGAACCATTTCTTCAAAAGTTCTTCCCGTCAATACTGAAGAATGCTGCCGGTGCCAAAACTAATGTCTATTGTGTATACGACAGTCAGGTTTTGACAGCTTTCACATCTTCACTATACGTTGCCGGATTAGCTGCGTCTCTCGGGGCTAGCCGCCTCACAGCAGCCCAAGGCAGAAGGAACGTCATGGTGCTAGGAGGTTTCACATTCCTTGCCGGAGCTGCTATCAATGGCGGGGCTCAGACTATTGCTATGCTCATCCTGGGACGTATTTTGTTAGGATTTGGTGTTGGTTTTACTAACCAGGTACTCTGATAACTttcaattgtttcttttcttaacCAGTTGCTACTAAATTCTACAGTTATATCAAAGGCAGCACAACCTTAGACTAACAATTTATTGTTCCAAGTCATGTATCGTAGAACTTAAAGTTAGGACATTAATGGATGGTGGCAGCTACATATAAGCACTTGCTGATGTGCATTGCTAGTTAG
Proteins encoded in this region:
- the LOC113754941 gene encoding abscisic acid receptor PYL4-like, producing MVFQLPPTVSSDHNPVLQPNECSSTLFQTIAAPASVVWALVSDFENPQRYKPFVRSCRIIDGQANQVGCLRRVDVASGLPASYSIERLEILDHDQRMFGFSIVSGDHRLSNYRSIMSLHPNGGEETVVAETYVIDAAEANTKEETCAFVDTIVKLNLRTLSRVAEDLAGKAQQQV